A part of Larkinella insperata genomic DNA contains:
- a CDS encoding DUF1553 domain-containing protein — protein MELKRTTRSTRFLTALAWLGTIWLMQGCGGVEKPAEIEQLADQLPDKVDYNLHVKPILSDKCFFCHGPDKASQKGDLELATREGAMAALKKAKHKKHAIVPGDLAESEVYYRLVTTDEDQMMPPKASNRALTNYEKAVLLKWIEQGAEYKPHWALIRPTKANLPTVKNTRWSKNPIDYFVLSKMEEQGLRPSPEADKENLLRRVTLDLTGLPPTVAEVDAFLTDRSPNAYEKVVDRLLKSPHYGEKMAVDWLDIARYADTHGYTVDRYRPMWPWRDWVIRSFNRNQPYDQFVTWQLAGDLLPHSSREQRLATGFNRNHSQNMEGGIINEEFRVEYVADRANTVGTALMGMTVECARCHDHKYDPISQKDYYSLFAFFNNVDEAGQISWDDAMPVPTMLLTESKHDSLLRFLDTRIKTAETALSQTVSQEQSAFAQWQAKTDRAIPFDFQKGLQAHFTFDKLVNGTFLNAVSRKDTGKVLDPVLVPGKHGKAFQSNGDDILKLGEVGIFNRSQPFTIGVWINIPKGINKAALVHKGNGDILYNFRGYFLNLRDGKAELLMAHTWPYNNIVRIGKEVLPKEKWIHLTMTYDGSSKARGLRLYVDGKEAALVTEKDNLYKDILFNGSQTGLMVGADMRGTGFKKGSFDELVVYNRELTPPEVQALAKADPQLTPDPAYYLHTVSATYQQQRAELQKLRAERNRIMEDVPEVMVMEEMKTPRPTYLLKRGVYDAPGERVRPDVPASILPFPKEYPRNRLGLAKWLLHPDNPLTARVVVNRYWQTYFGTGLVKSANNFGNQGNLPTHPELLDWLAVQFRESGWNVKALQKLIVMSATYRQSSHRRPDLLKKDPENTWLARGPMFRLTAEMIRDNALASSGLLSGRLGGESVKPYQPEGLWAVNNTTYEQDKGEKLYRRSLYTFWRRTNPPPSMNTFDAPSRSYCVVQRQKTSTPLQALVLLNDPQFVEAAKVVAARSFEQSKALPDRLTQLFRLLTGRKPVEKELAILTKLYEQEYRKFRQSPAKMQGWLQAGEYQLPSDGEKPALAAGAVVASTVMNSEAFITKH, from the coding sequence ATGGAGCTTAAACGGACAACTCGTAGCACACGGTTTCTGACAGCATTGGCCTGGTTGGGCACAATCTGGCTGATGCAGGGTTGTGGAGGAGTGGAAAAGCCGGCCGAAATCGAACAGTTGGCCGATCAGCTTCCCGACAAGGTTGACTACAACCTGCACGTCAAACCAATTCTGTCGGATAAGTGCTTTTTCTGCCACGGTCCCGATAAAGCCAGTCAGAAAGGCGACCTTGAACTGGCTACCCGCGAAGGGGCGATGGCGGCTTTGAAAAAAGCCAAGCACAAAAAACACGCCATTGTGCCCGGTGATCTGGCCGAAAGCGAGGTGTATTACCGACTGGTAACCACGGATGAAGACCAGATGATGCCGCCCAAAGCGTCGAACCGGGCGCTGACGAATTATGAAAAAGCCGTACTCCTCAAGTGGATTGAACAGGGCGCGGAATACAAACCGCACTGGGCCCTGATCAGACCGACAAAAGCGAACTTGCCGACCGTGAAAAATACGCGCTGGTCCAAAAATCCCATCGACTATTTTGTCCTGAGTAAAATGGAAGAGCAGGGGCTTAGGCCCTCGCCCGAAGCCGACAAGGAGAACTTGCTGCGCCGGGTGACACTCGACCTGACGGGTTTGCCGCCAACCGTAGCCGAAGTGGATGCCTTTCTGACCGACCGCTCGCCCAACGCCTACGAAAAAGTGGTGGATCGGTTGCTAAAATCACCACACTACGGCGAAAAAATGGCCGTCGATTGGCTGGACATCGCGCGGTACGCCGACACGCATGGGTACACCGTTGACCGGTACCGGCCGATGTGGCCCTGGCGCGACTGGGTTATTCGGTCGTTTAACCGCAACCAGCCGTATGATCAGTTCGTTACCTGGCAACTGGCGGGCGATCTGCTGCCGCATTCCAGCCGCGAGCAACGGCTGGCGACCGGCTTTAACCGCAATCACTCCCAGAACATGGAGGGCGGAATCATCAACGAGGAATTTCGAGTAGAATACGTAGCCGACCGCGCCAATACCGTCGGAACGGCCCTGATGGGCATGACTGTCGAGTGCGCCCGCTGCCACGACCACAAGTACGACCCCATCAGCCAGAAGGATTATTACAGCCTGTTTGCCTTTTTCAACAACGTCGACGAAGCCGGGCAAATTTCCTGGGACGACGCCATGCCGGTGCCGACGATGCTGCTGACCGAATCGAAGCACGACAGCCTGCTTCGGTTTTTAGATACCAGAATCAAAACCGCCGAAACGGCCCTGAGCCAAACCGTATCGCAGGAGCAATCGGCTTTTGCGCAGTGGCAGGCCAAAACAGATCGGGCCATACCGTTTGATTTTCAGAAAGGGTTGCAGGCTCATTTTACGTTTGACAAGCTGGTCAACGGTACGTTTCTGAACGCCGTTAGCCGGAAAGACACCGGCAAGGTGCTCGATCCGGTGCTGGTGCCGGGGAAACACGGCAAGGCGTTTCAATCCAACGGCGACGATATTCTGAAACTGGGCGAGGTCGGTATTTTCAACCGGTCGCAGCCGTTTACCATCGGTGTCTGGATCAACATTCCGAAAGGGATAAATAAAGCCGCGCTCGTCCACAAGGGCAACGGCGATATTCTGTACAACTTCCGGGGGTATTTTCTGAACCTGCGCGATGGCAAGGCGGAACTGCTGATGGCCCACACCTGGCCCTACAACAACATCGTCCGGATTGGAAAAGAAGTGTTGCCCAAGGAAAAATGGATTCACCTGACGATGACCTACGACGGTTCGAGCAAAGCCCGCGGGCTGCGGCTGTACGTCGATGGCAAAGAAGCAGCTTTGGTGACCGAAAAAGATAATCTATACAAAGACATCCTGTTTAACGGTTCGCAAACGGGCTTGATGGTGGGCGCCGATATGCGCGGAACGGGTTTCAAGAAAGGTTCATTCGATGAACTGGTGGTGTATAACCGGGAACTGACCCCGCCGGAAGTGCAGGCGCTGGCGAAAGCCGACCCGCAACTCACTCCCGACCCGGCCTATTACCTCCACACGGTGTCGGCGACCTACCAGCAGCAGCGCGCCGAACTGCAAAAACTCCGGGCGGAACGCAACCGCATCATGGAAGACGTTCCGGAGGTGATGGTGATGGAAGAAATGAAAACGCCCCGGCCTACGTACCTGCTCAAACGCGGTGTTTACGACGCCCCCGGCGAGCGCGTGCGGCCCGACGTTCCGGCCAGTATCCTGCCGTTCCCGAAAGAATATCCCCGAAACCGGCTCGGGCTGGCCAAATGGTTACTGCATCCGGACAACCCGCTGACGGCCCGCGTGGTGGTCAACCGGTACTGGCAGACTTATTTCGGTACGGGACTGGTTAAATCGGCCAACAATTTCGGCAATCAGGGCAACTTGCCGACGCATCCGGAACTGCTCGACTGGCTGGCGGTTCAGTTTCGGGAGTCGGGCTGGAACGTAAAAGCCCTACAAAAACTGATTGTGATGTCGGCAACGTACCGGCAATCGTCGCACAGAAGGCCGGATTTGCTGAAGAAAGATCCGGAAAACACCTGGCTGGCGCGGGGGCCGATGTTCCGGCTGACGGCGGAAATGATTCGCGACAACGCCCTGGCCTCCAGCGGCCTGCTGTCGGGTCGTTTGGGGGGCGAAAGCGTGAAACCATACCAGCCCGAAGGCTTGTGGGCGGTCAACAACACCACGTATGAGCAGGACAAAGGCGAAAAGCTGTACCGCCGGAGCCTGTACACCTTCTGGCGCCGGACCAACCCGCCCCCGTCGATGAACACGTTCGACGCGCCTTCGCGGAGCTACTGCGTGGTGCAGCGGCAGAAAACCTCAACGCCCCTGCAGGCGCTGGTGCTGCTCAACGATCCGCAGTTTGTGGAAGCCGCTAAAGTGGTGGCCGCCCGGTCGTTTGAACAATCGAAAGCGTTACCGGATCGGTTGACACAGCTATTCCGGTTGCTGACCGGCCGTAAACCGGTGGAAAAGGAGCTGGCAATTCTGACGAAACTGTACGAACAGGAGTACCGCAAGTTTCGGCAAAGCCCCGCCAAAATGCAGGGCTGGCTTCAGGCGGGCGAATACCAACTGCCGAGCGATGGCGAGAAGCCCGCGCTGGCGGCTGGTGCCGTTGTTGCCAGTACGGTTATGAACTCGGAAGCTTTTATTACCAAACATTAA
- a CDS encoding contact-dependent growth inhibition system immunity protein — protein MTEPDWQEQTLEMLEDQYWEEPLLADNRHQKIHALRQTPLNQFSTEDIRLMIGHGMSLPYLIPLAIDRLNKNLFAEGDYYPGDLLQSVLNVDLSFGLTNRQLWQYIHQLIIKNLFELEERGINTERFLELS, from the coding sequence ATGACAGAACCGGATTGGCAGGAGCAAACGCTCGAAATGCTGGAAGATCAATACTGGGAAGAACCGCTGCTGGCCGATAACCGGCACCAGAAAATCCACGCGCTCCGGCAAACGCCCCTGAATCAGTTCAGTACGGAAGATATTCGGCTAATGATTGGGCACGGTATGTCACTGCCGTACCTGATTCCGCTGGCCATCGACCGGCTAAATAAAAACCTGTTCGCCGAAGGAGATTACTACCCCGGCGACCTTTTACAGAGTGTTCTGAATGTTGATCTAAGTTTTGGGTTGACAAATCGCCAACTTTGGCAGTATATTCACCAACTTATTATAAAGAATTTGTTCGAACTGGAAGAACGAGGCATCAACACCGAACGCTTTCTCGAACTATCCTGA